The DNA region AGTgctttagaagaaaaagaaaaatgggagttTCAAAATGTATGACTCATATTTTCTGACAGTGAATACACTCTTATCTTTGACCTGGTCAATCTCACAGGTTGTACTCTTCCTCTAGTTATCTTATGgttttattaactttgagagaatGGAAAACCAACCTCGTAAAACTACAGCATGGCTGAACTGACTGACCCAACACTTTCTAACATGCGTGCCATCATGAAGTCCCAAAAGGCAATATTTTATGAGCTCTAGTGACAAGCCTGGCTCTTCCTActttaaaaatggtacagaaTGAAACATACCTTCAGTCATACTTTTCTCCCTGCCTCAAGCACCCCCCTCCAAGGTCTTTTAGAGGCAtcccatttctccttttatagTAATGTTGTTTTTACTTCAAACTGTATATTCTGACATATATTGAAGAAAACTGACCAGTATATACTGTGATTTGCTCCCCTAGCTGTGCAAAACGAACGTGATAGAATAAGCACGAGAAGAAGCACATTTGATGGCAGCAACATCCCCTCCATTAACACACTGGCACAAGCAGAAGTTCGGTCTCGCCAGGTACTGCTGCATTACTGCTGCACCAGCATCCAGCCCTGTTTAATAGAATCAGATGTCTATTTAGGCATAATACTAAAATGATTTAAGTTCACTCAAATGTGCTCATTACTATAATAAATTACACCTATGCAAATTGAAgaattttactttgaaaatattagttGGAATGTTGACTCAATTTTGACTTTTCTTGGGCAAGTTCctactttttaaatggaaaaatgaaatgcATTTCAGTCTAAGAGTGTTAAAAGTTTGTTTGCAAGGTTGATTTAAAATACTTAATGCATAGCACAATGCCCTGGGGACAGTATCTTGTTTTATTGATTGAATCTGGAAATCAGTTATCACAGCTTTGGGGGTGTTTATTTGAAGCCTATCATTAGAGCTTCCTTCCTTGAAAATGACTTCTAGATTCAAGAACTCACCTTAACATCTGCTTTGGAAACAGGTATTAAAGGGAAGAACCAGAAtttagaaaacacaggagaaactttattatttgaaatttctaGAATGAGGATATCAATTCTAAAGTTAAAACTATAAGTGATTagttatataaataaaagtaaatcacttaagaaTCAAATAAAGAAACCTTTTGAAGAAAGTTTATCTTACCATTGCCCCTATTAGAAATGTTAATggtatttttctattataaagcAAACAATGAAATAGCTATTAATCAGGTTCTATAATGAGTCAATGCAACTACTTTCATTTTTGATAACACAAGGGTAAATGATGAAGTTAAcgtcaccattatcatcatcattacttGAAGATTACTTGATGGTCCTATAAAGTATTTCGAGAATGGCCTGAaaggaactgtgaggaaatagaGATACACTGCAGAaagacacgtacacacacacacacacatgttcaaaaattaagtttagaaagtgatttttttcagcAGAAAGGCATTTGAACACTACTTATATCTTAGATAGTTCAAAAttatacatcatttaaaaaatttatcattaCACATCAAGATTTTCAACTTGCTGAGTCAAAGGTTGGTTTCTTAACTTTATTTGGGTGGGCTTCCATTAAATGCAGCAGCATAAATAGTCTGACTTCTCATCTAAATCTTTTCTCCTCAGTTGGTAAACTTTATCCAACGGAAACTTTCCTTCATAAATTACAGCAAATTAAAGATGGGCTTTCTTAGTGGAACTATCAtcttcagttaaaaataaaatcatacaacATAGTTCATGTGGATACTCCATAGCTCtttgtatagtcattttgaatTATGAAGCTCCCTGAAAGGTGTGGTAACTTATTTTACAGGTTTGGCCAGAAAATAAGATAGTACTCCCAGACCATGGTGCTATGCAGTGAATGTTCTCAATTTAACCTGAATTGATACGTATTTGATTTCTCAATTTTAACATGTTTAGTATATTTCAAGATACTGTGACAATGATAGTGCCCACTTCAATGGTGCTTACTTATTGCAGttgtagaaaaaagagaaatagtgGTCTTGTGTTATGTTCAGTGATGAATTAATATAATGTTCTTCTTAATGCTAGATCTCAGTCTCAAGCCCTGGTGCAAGCACTgacataaatattaagaaaattgcCAGTATTGGTGATGTCTGTGAATCCATGAAACAGCAGCTCTTAGTCTTGGTGGAATGGGCTAAATATATTCCTGCCTTTTGTGAGTTACCACTGGATGATCAGGTataatttgaagagattatgaatgctttaaaaaaaatgttttttgaactTTGCTAagtttttcagttcttttaattATATTTGTAGTAGTTTTACTATATTTGACAAAGGTTAAATTATCTTATGAGAGAAAGATTGGTTTTCTTGTTCATTCTCCTTGAAGTTAAACAGTCTGTTGAGAGACAGActgtttaaattctattttaggggtcttacaaattcattgattggatGAGGGTTGATCAACCCTATGTTCTTCCCTCCTGAGGTCTAAAAAGCTTAAGTAAGGGAGAAAGACAGGTAGTAAGTAGATAACTGCCAGTAGATAACTGTGAGATGAAGTATTGGAAGAATAAATGTCTGGAAGGCAAATGGTACCCCACTGTGTCTTGGTGTTTACTAAAGGTGCATATAAAATTCTTCAGAAATACCAGGCCACTTCTAGACAGAAACCACCCAGGTTGTGTTGGTGTCTTTGTAGGCACTTTTATGCACTTAACATATAAAATTGTGCCTTTCATGTTGTCAATTTTATTCTAGCATTGACGTATAAAAAGTATaaatctggtaaaaaaaaaaaaaagtctgtagaATTGTGTTCTGAAATCTACTGAAAATAGAATTCAGATGTAGTGATCTTTTCCTAATATAGATATTTTCATACTTTGTCATATGTATATTAAGGTATTTGAGTTAATAGCTAAAAGTTCACTTTCCAATATGTTTAAAGAAGTAGCTAAGATACTTGTCTCTACCTTTCACAGTTTATGAACTCTTAATTTTCCCCAGACTTTCTGCAAGGTTATGCACATTGGAGTTTGTCTGATAAATTAACCTGTAAGCAACCTTcaagtttatctgttttatatttattattacattatttattGTAAATGTAAACATATTGGAAAGTACTGCCATTTAATCAGTGTTAACAGGTCTATTAACCTTGACTACTTGAGAGGGAGGGGGAAACTGCTAGAGTTACCCATAAAAATGACCAGCAGTAGGGGCATTGATGAGACTTAATCTGACTTTTTCTTTGAACCTGTAGAATTGTAACAGAACTTGGTGGCTAAAATACAACTTGAACATTAGAAAAATTAGCTGATCTCATTTCTCAAGTGACCTTACACTTCAGATTATCAACATACTGTATtcaaatcagtaaaaaaaaaatgtttatcaatataatataatgttttaattaCTAGCATCAAATATATAAGTTCtcaaaaattgagatatttgaTATTTTGAATTATCTCAAGGAGCTTAACTCACCAGCAGTCTAACATTTTGATgtctttaagtaaataaaatatttaggttcTTTAAAATGAACCAAGGGAAAATGAATGCTAAACATCTTTGTAAAAAGTTTTTACTTGTATAGTCtcgaaatatttttaaagagttcttaCCTGAAATCAATCTCCTTTTTATATTCACTGTTTCTAATAAAGCAATCCActttcttaataaaaaaaaaagtagttaagAAGTTTAATGTTCTAATTAGTCTATAAAGATTAGATTATTAGTTTCagattcatttttaattcttctaagtagTATATAATATTCTgtatataaataatttgaaaatttcaAGTTCCCCCAGGTTAAATAAAGTATGATATATAATATAACCAGTGTCTATTTTTATACCCTCTGACCAATGCTCTTTATCAttgataaacaaaaacaaagaaacaatcaaAGGGAAAGGTACATGAttgtttaaaaatcaaagaagggcaaaatatttatataaccaGAAAATAAGTGATCACAGCAAGTTAGCAGTTATATTTCTAGGAGAGCATTTCACCTggttacaaaaagaaaatactgtgaaATCGGAAATCATTCTTAAAATGTTCTGTAACTCCCTTCCCGGTATGAGTCATGGTTGTGGACATATCGTAAAGATAGCTTGTCTCAGAAGGTTATTTCAGAGTGAATAATGCTAAATTGCTAAAACTTACTTGTCTCACCCCAAGCCATATAAGTAGGGTTATGTTATTtatcagttttatatttttattaccactctttttttttttttaaagttgctgaCATGTATGAAGacaatgatttaaaaattgggaaattgAAATCCTGTAACTTGTCAATAATGTTTTCATTTACTAACAGACACTTTAATATTAACAGTATAACATTAATAGCCGTGGATTGGTGAATGTCTATTATGGATAAGGCACTCGGGTTTCAAATGcattatatattacattattttatttaatactctCGGGAGCTCTGTGGCATAAGTGTTATAATCTCCActtaacagtttttaaaactgAACCATATATCAGTTAAATTCACTCAGTGTATTCATCaaacaaatatttcttaggaTTACTGGTTCAGTTTTAGGAACTGTGAGTATCCGGCAGTAAAAATACAGATTACATCACTATTCTCATAAAATTTGCATTCTATTTGGGAGAGGCAGACAATAAAAGTATACAGATAATGAGTAAGATAATTCTAGGTGGGGAAGAGTTCTATAAAATGAAATGGGATGAGTTGTTGGAGAATGACTGGGGGTGGAGTGGTAACAGATCCTTTAAATTGGGGATTAGAGAAGATTTTTCTTGAGACCTGAGTGGCAAGGGGCTAAGCATGTCAAGATCTGAGGAGAAAGCATTCTGGGTACAGGAACAGCAAGTtcaaaggctctgaggcaggcAGGCGTAATGTGCCTGGAGAAAAGTGAGCAAAGGATGTTGTAAGATGAAACCAGAGACATGGGCAGGGGGGGCAAAGCATTGAGCCATAACCTCACGTGAGGCCACTGTTGAGGTTTCTGGGTTTTATTCTAAGGACAGTAAGAAACCAGTGAAGAGTTTTTAGCAGAGGAGTGATATtaagtgattattattattacaagatACCATCATAGAAGGTCTGGCAAGAAGGACTTAGGGTGGAGGAACCAGAAAGGAAGCAGGAATACCTAGTAGCTCTATGGAGTTTATTTTGGTGGGCCAGGCGAAGAATGACCAAGGCTTGGACAGGGGCCGTAGCAATGGAGAAGCAGCACTAGAATTTGCTGTACAATTCGAGAGGGATCCAAGTAGACCCTTGTTTTTGGTGTGAAAAAGCATTTTGGATGACGGTGCCATTTACTAAGCAGATGAAGATGTTGGAGAAGCATTACTTTGATGTGTTAAATTTGAAATGCTTCCTATTCTTCCTACTGGTGATGTTCAGCAGGCAATGGAGCTCCCTTGAGAGCTTAGTGCAGAAAATGTCAGAACCCAGATCCCCCATACTCATTTCGCTTTATCACCaatctttgttttgcttttgtttattcaGTTTATTATGTATAAGAGAtcttgttttacatatattttctcctttaatcctcatgactacactttcagatttttatcaCTATCTCCATTTGATAGATGGAAACAAATGAGTCCCAAGCATACTGGTCAACTAACCCAAGGTTAAACAGGAGTAAGTGGCCAAGCCAGAATTTGAAATCTGGTTTGTTTGACTCTATGCCCAAACATCATTCACTCCCAAACACTAAActgttctgcttttctttttctttttcttttttttcttgctgccatTGTATTGACTTGTTAGTTttagaaattttgaaaagtaaaactcTGTTGACatgctaaaaatagaaaaatggaagcCTTAATCATGGCAAGAATCTATGAATATTGTagttgttaaaacaaaaaaaaagtcccagTCTTAAAGAATACTAAGTTAATCAGGCTTATATAATCTTTTaatcattatattttataattaattgttAAACTTGGAATTTTTCATTAAGGTGGCACTGTTGAGAGCTCACGCAGGGGAACATTTACTGCTTGGAGCTACAAAGAGATCCATGGTGTATAAAGATATTTTGCTTTtgggtaagtttttttttttttaatttgagaaaaaaTTATGCATGCTTCATACTTACGTGGGGCCTATTCTGTATGTACCAGGCATTCGTAGCACTGCCAAATGGTTCTGTCACTTCACAAATTGGATTTAGTTGGTCAGGTCCTCACTCAAGCCCTGTTTTTCCTTGCCGTTAATTCAGGGAAGTTCAGAGTGGATGTTCAGGGTGcattaagatttaaaaataaaagatgttgcTCGATAAACATAATATTGAGGTATGTTTAAATCATATCAGGACAAAGAGTTAGTGATTTGTGTCACCATCTTACGGGGTCCCAGTGTTGTTTCATACACTCTCAGTGTCTACCTAATAAttatagtatatattattttatactctTCTAAGGAACACGTTTATCTCCTATGATCTCATTGCCCATGATATGCTACAGAACcccaagttaaaaataattttttgtgacAATACAATGTCTGAAAAATTCTGAGagttaaaagagacaaaggaaaagcTTGTGTCTTCATTAAGGAAGTATGCTGATCCCCTACTTAACTTATGAAGTTAGGTTTCCTGTTGGGATATTTGAGATCCCTCTAATGTTTATAAGCTCTACCTCCCTCTGGCTGTGTGAAATGATGATTAAATTGTCTTATTCCATTTCTGTGATAGATATTTTGtcccaaatataaataaattgaacATAATATCACAATAGCTAATGTTTACTGAGGACTTACTATGTACGATGCATTgctttaagtgctttacatgtttatatatacactctctcatttaatcttcacaataaccctgagGGATATGTACTATTATTTTCAGCCTGTTTCGTAGGTGAAGAAATGAAGGCCAAGAAAATTTACCTAAGGTCACAAAGCAAGTAAGGGATAGAGCCAGGATTCGAAACCACATGATATGACTGCTTTTAAATTCTGTTAAACTTTCTCTTGCATTTTTAGTTCCCCTACAATACTGTTCTCATTATAAATCTGAATACAATATACATAGAAATCAAAACAATTTTACTACATAGTTCTAAATTGTTTTACCCTAAATAATTAGGTACTTTAACTTTTCATAAGAAGGGCAGGGCTACATTTTTCGAATAATTTTGCACATGTTATTATTTATACTGAGGATTGTCTTTGCCtgcagtgaaagaagtcagaatattctgttttttataaaaccagaaaataaaaatttagcagCTATTTTAGGGGCTAAAATAAGCTTCCAATTTTCTAATGTTTTAGAAGCTATAATAGTATCATAGCCCGAGACTTTCTAAGGTAGAATGCCTTTAGGGGTTAGGTGGTCCAGTTCTCTGTCCAATTTCTGAACGCCTTTGAATACAGCCCCGTAAAGTGATCATCCCGTCTCTACTTAAACAAGTCCAGGAAGAGAGAATTTACTATTTAATGAGGCAACTCATGAGACTATACATGCTAATTTTCAAAAATCAGCCTCGTCTACTTAGGCTTATTCAAATTGTGTCTCAGTAGTTGTTACATGTAAATACACCTAGACCACTAAAGGAATGCCATTTTTAGTTCACCGTAAGCAAGAGAGATTCTTTAGGTTTTGTAATGTGCTCATTAATGAGTAAAACACTAATAGATAACTGAGATAGTGGAAAGCTAATCATTGTATCTTGTTTCTCCCTTGTCAATAATTAGCTTGTTATTAGTCTGTACTTTAGTATTATCACAAGTGACCGAGGCTGTTAAAATGCATGTGATCATATTATCAATGTTATTGATCCTGTAAGTGTTCTAAAGTTTTTCTAACATAACTAACAATGCTCTTGAAAGAGGAAGTACTATTCCTGTTTCTTCAAGGGAAGACCATTTAAAATATTGGtttgtaaaaaaatgaaacaaaatctgacaattttgtgtgtgtgaggggggtgattattttatctttttattttatttttttacctaggAAACAATTACATTATTCACCGCAACAGCTGTGAAGTTGAGATTAGCCGTGTGGCCAACCGGGTTCTAGACGAGCTGGTCCGACCATTTCAAGAAATTCAGATCGATGACAATGAATATGCTTGTTTGAAGGCAATTGTATTTTTTGATCCAGGTTTGTTTCCAAAgttccattaaaaataattgcaGTGAAAATTAAACTACTTTTTAAATACTAGAATATTTTCTGTTACACTCTAGTAAGGTTAAGTATTTAGATTGCCCTTTTTATTCCTTGCTTAGACGCAAAAGGGCTAAGTGATCCAGTAAAGATTAAGAACATGCGGTTCCAAGTGCAGCTGAGTTTGGAGGACTACATCAACGACCGGCAGTACGACTCCCGGGGCAGGTTTGGGGAGCTGCTCTTGCTCCTGCCCACGCTGCAGAGCGTCACTTGGCAAATGATTGAGCAAATACAATTCGTTAAACTTTTTGGGATGGTTAAAATCGACAGCTTACTTCAGGAGATGCTACTGGGTGGTGAGTAtatttcagaatttctattttatttattaacatcgtACTACAGTACTTTAGAGCAACTTGACCTGTTTACCTTCTGTCCATGATGTAACGAACTCagtattttacatttagaaaGTCTGCAAAACCCATTGGATGGGAACAGAAATACTTGAACATATTCAAACCTCCCCTCCATTGGTACTCACCTCCACCATCTTTACTCTaccctgtccctctttcctcaATTTTCAGATCCTCCCAAATATGGTAAATAGAACTATATCTCCTATTGTTAGTACTTCTTGGAgtatattatatttttctatgCCTTGACTCCTCTAAAAGCTCAAGGATATCGGAATTGCAACataaccaaaaatatatatatataataaatactttaaaaataaacattgtgCTTCTGAAGTAATTAACTGACACAACacaatgaaaagggaaaaacgagATTTCATTGCTGCAGTAGATGTCAGGAATAACTTAAGaaatcatttattttgtattctgaTCTAGATTAAATTTCCTTATAAAATcactttattttagtttagtttaattttagttttctagTGCTTAATGTGTTTCTAATGACATCTTTCTGAAATAAAAGTTGTTTATGCTAGTAGGGTGATCCCAAATACTGTAAACTTAAGGTAAGTGATTCTTGGAATTGCCTTAACAACAGGCAGCAAACCTAATGATTCCAGGAAACTGCACAGAAGGTCCATTATTAATATACAACATAATATGATACAACATTAATCTAACCAATGTACAGTGAAAGCTGACATTGTCTTTAACATGGCAGTGgctctattaatttatttttgaattcccAAAAAGCACTTTGCAAAAATAGCAATATTCAAGCTGTCAATCAAAACAGTTGTTCCAAGGTAAACTTGCTGTTCCTGATTAAATATCACTAATGCAAGCATCTTTTTATCTTCTGTAGGTGCTTCCAGTGAGGCTAACCATCTCCATCATCCAATGCACCCACATTTATCTCAAGATCCATTAACTGGACAAACTATACTTTTGGGTCCAATGTCAACACTGGTTCATGCAGACCAGATCTGTAAGTATCTGGGCTACTTTTGAAACATAATATTTCTTAAACTTAATTACCTGAGAAAAGGTGGAATTTGGGGAAAGAATCTATTTGTGcccagaaattataaaaattggaTATAATTTCTTCTCCAAGATTTAACTGTGGGAGATTGTGAAGCAAGTCACTTATTCTTCTTAGGTATGACTTTTCTCCCTAAAATGGAGATGTGAGTActaaatttttcttcttcatagGTTTAGGAGCACAAAAGAACATGCAGGATGTCCTAGCTTTGCCTGGTAGTACAGGACCATAAAAATGACTCTACGAGGTGGAAGCATGCAAAGAATCTTAATAATCAACAGGAAAATTATGATTGCTTGTgatctttaaatatatttgtcaACACATCAAGAACTCTTTTAGCTATAGGTTATAAATGTCTAgggaaactaaagaaaaaaatagtagttTTAATGCTTAGTGcaccataatttaaaatattaataacactGAGaattaatgtgttttatttttttgtaaaaaaatatgAAGGGTAGTTTGAACACTGCTTGCCATGTTCTCTTCTAATGACTTACAAGAGGAAGTGAGCATCTTTGATGGATTTTACTCTTTTGGAAGTTTGGGTCAGTTTCCAACATTTTATCCTTTGCATTTTTAATGTCCTAAAATATCTCTGAGAATCCATTTGATGTGAATTTTTTTGCCAGTTTCACTTCCTCTGGGACCTCTTCAACCTTTTCAGTGCAACTGGTTCCTCATTTCTGTTGACAAGCTTTCCTTCACTAAGTTCTTGGCTGAATTTTTAGGGACTCAAACAATGGTAGTGTCAACATTTCCATGGTCAGCTCTTTCTTCTATAGCTCCATTCCTGTTCGATTTGAATTTCACTTCCAACATTatcactttttgtttctttactgCATGTTCTCCCCTTTTGGCCAATTCTCTTTCAGTTGTCCATTTTTGCAAATTGTCATGTGGATTTGTCACTGAGAGGGAGACGGGGAGGCAACACAACTACACAGTTTGTTGTCAGTGTATGAACTgaaggaaatatgttcattgaatAATCATGGACAGACTGAAGGATGTGATGTGATTGGTCACTGATCAAAATGCAAATCTATTATTTTAGGTAATTATTTGTAGACTGAAGAGTTAGCAGTGAAGTTTGTGAGTTTATGCAATACTCACAGTTTATTAGAGTTAGCATGCTAACTGAAATTTGAACCATGTTTTCGAAAGACTGGTGCTATTTAACTAAGCTGTGATAACTGACATTCGTATATATCATAATTGTGCAAAGCATGGGCTACTTAggcttcctttagttctttggaaCTAAAATGACTATATAAATACTACGGGTTGCTAGTTAATCTGATATTATTGCAGATTTAacacatatttcatttttatatgtcacattggagattaaaaaaatctctatttGACAAAAATATCTAGAATTAATTGCTTCTGAATTCATACTAATTAATTCCAGATTTACTTTTGATCTATTGCCTCTGAACACTAAACCAGCTACCTCACTGAGATGCCTTCAGttactgtgatataattattatgGGTACCAGCATTGCCTACTGAATTTACAATTGCCCTTAATAACTAGCTACAATGTTGTTTTACCCAAATGTTCAGTGCAATGCGACAACAATTAAGTGAGTACCATCTGACTGCTACCTAGTGGTAGGAAGAGTAGAAGCCACAGAAATACATGCAATCACTGCTGTTCTTTAGTTACACACACTGGTAGATCTATGTGTAAATAGTGTCTGAAACACAAAGTTCTTTGAGTATATGACAGAGGCAGAAatgaaatgttagaaaaaaatacaaatgatgtATACTATAGCACATTTAATCTGTGGGTCCCAATGTAGTTGAAAGACATTAATTTGGGAacgttctcttttgttttttccttgaagtacagttgatttacgatggtatattggtttcaggtgtacaacgtagtgattcaatatttttatagattatattccatttaaagttattggttatattccctgtgttgtacatcacatcctcgtatcttattttatacctagtagtttgtgccTCTCAATCCCCTTCTTGtgtcttccccttccctctccccaacttctcacaggtaaccactagtttgttctctgtatctatgagtctgtttctgctttgttatatttattcatttgttttattgtttagtttccacatataagtgaaaacatacagtatttgtctttctctctttgacttatttcactatgcATAATACCCTacaggtccatccaagttgttgcaagtgccaaaatttcattcttttttatggctgagtaatattcatatatatataaatgatatatatatataatataatattcaatatatataaatatatctatatatttttttcacatcttccttgtccattcatctgttaatggacacttaggtggcttccatatcttggctattgtaaataaagctgttatgaacattgaggtgcatgtatcttttcaaattagtgcttctgttttcttcagatatatacccaggagtggaattgctggatactatggaagttctagttttaattttttgaggaacctccatactgggaCCATTCTTGCAAAGCAGATGTTACCACTTTCATTTAATTAATAGTCTAGAGCAGAGAGAGGCAAGCCCAATACCATACCAAAGAGTCTATGAAGTTGTGTCTCTTAGAGATCAGTTATTCATAAACttggaaaataaaacacattaacaACACATTGAACATTGTAGGTATCAACTGACAAGAAAGTTTAATAATTCTGCTGGTGGTTAAatcctttactttttaaatgctaGTTTTGTAGTATTTTAAAAGCATGTTTGCTGACCCTAATCTTTTTAGAATCACATCatcacactttttatttttattttccctctctcaacataatatttaagaaattcaTTTGTAAAGGAAAACTTTGCTTTGCTTGTGCTCATTTGGAACAGTTTATATTTTACACAAAGCAAAACATTAAACACAAGCATACACACATATTTAAGTTCATGCATATTTTCTTGGTCTTTTACAGCAGACTACTTGAGTGTTAGATCCATCCTAAATAtccaagaataatttttaaagcaaatttggTAATTCTTTTGTCAATTAAATTATATCTAAAGACATTGTTTCTAAGTAATTGCTAATTCACACTTAATAATATAAAgttaatatattaaagaaaaccaggcaaAAAGGGACTGTTCTCATTTtgtgtagaatttttaaaaactgtttgggaaaaaaaaaaatctatgaagttTGCAATGCCTCAGTCTGatcattaaacattttctatttgttctgttAAATATATGGAATAATAATGTGAGTACTAAaatatttcaagttttta from Eschrichtius robustus isolate mEscRob2 chromosome 17, mEscRob2.pri, whole genome shotgun sequence includes:
- the HNF4G gene encoding hepatocyte nuclear factor 4-gamma encodes the protein MCVSKSMMRVSEPILDMEMANYSEVLDPTYTTLEFETMQILYNSNDSSVPETTSMNTTDNGVNCLCAICGDRATGKHYGASSCDGCKGFFRRSIRKSHVYSCRFSRQCVVDKDKRNQCRYCRLRKCFRAGMKKEAVQNERDRISTRRSTFDGSNIPSINTLAQAEVRSRQISVSSPGASTDINIKKIASIGDVCESMKQQLLVLVEWAKYIPAFCELPLDDQVALLRAHAGEHLLLGATKRSMVYKDILLLGNNYIIHRNSCEVEISRVANRVLDELVRPFQEIQIDDNEYACLKAIVFFDPDAKGLSDPVKIKNMRFQVQLSLEDYINDRQYDSRGRFGELLLLLPTLQSVTWQMIEQIQFVKLFGMVKIDSLLQEMLLGGASSEANHLHHPMHPHLSQDPLTGQTILLGPMSTLVHADQISAPETPLPSPPQGSGQEPYKIVANQASVISHQPLSKQKQL